From one Luteolibacter sp. SL250 genomic stretch:
- a CDS encoding PfkB family carbohydrate kinase, with amino-acid sequence MSTSSAVIIGGTIAIDHVKTPNAEAANLLGGSASYASIAASYYTSPVHLVGIIGKDFPKEHVELFNAKGITLDGVERSEGDSFSWSGEYHENMNDRTTRQVDINVLENWSVKVPATIADAPVVVLANMSPENQLQMLDACTGAKFVVADTMDLWIAIANEKLHEVLKRIDLLVINESEAREFAGTSNLVVAGRRLLEKGPKHVVIKLGEFGAILFTANGTSCPQLFRCAAFPLTEVADPTGAGDSFLGALAGYLASTGKSEYSFEDIRQAIVQGSVVASFTCEAFSTRRLQTLSRTQIDERLAFLKSITHWP; translated from the coding sequence ATGTCCACATCATCCGCAGTCATCATCGGCGGCACCATCGCCATCGACCACGTCAAGACCCCGAACGCCGAAGCTGCCAACCTGCTGGGTGGTTCCGCCTCCTACGCCTCCATCGCGGCCTCCTACTACACTTCGCCGGTCCATCTGGTGGGCATCATCGGCAAGGATTTCCCGAAGGAACACGTGGAGCTTTTCAATGCGAAGGGCATCACCCTCGACGGGGTGGAGCGCTCCGAGGGCGACTCTTTCTCCTGGTCCGGTGAGTATCATGAGAACATGAACGACCGCACCACCCGCCAGGTGGACATCAACGTCCTGGAAAACTGGTCGGTCAAGGTTCCCGCCACCATCGCGGACGCACCGGTGGTCGTGCTGGCGAACATGTCCCCGGAGAACCAGCTCCAGATGCTGGACGCCTGCACCGGCGCGAAGTTCGTCGTCGCCGACACCATGGACCTCTGGATCGCCATCGCGAACGAGAAGCTTCATGAAGTGCTCAAGCGCATCGACCTCCTCGTCATCAATGAAAGCGAGGCCCGCGAGTTCGCTGGCACCAGCAACCTCGTCGTCGCCGGCCGCCGCCTGCTCGAAAAGGGACCGAAGCACGTGGTCATCAAGCTGGGTGAGTTCGGAGCCATCCTCTTCACCGCCAATGGCACCTCCTGCCCGCAGCTTTTCCGTTGCGCCGCCTTCCCGCTGACGGAAGTCGCCGACCCCACCGGGGCAGGCGATTCCTTCCTCGGCGCGCTCGCCGGTTACCTCGCGTCCACCGGTAAATCCGAGTATTCCTTCGAGGATATCCGGCAGGCCATTGTCCAAGGCTCAGTGGTGGCATCCTTCACCTGCGAGGCATTCTCGACCCGCCGCCTCCAGACCCTCAGCCGCACCCAGATCGACGAGCGCCTCGCGTTCCTCAAATCGATCACCCATTGGCCATGA
- a CDS encoding TIGR02597 family protein, protein MKSILSYSLLAAAMAAGVATAQTTATTGPVGYITLGNQGSATAVPANTDVVVSSPLLRSAEFAGLVASVSGNTIEVSGAQGWTSTQWTSDASKPYLLYSASGAQEGLSAIITGSSGSSLTVTVVDGTLSGLAAGDKLKIIPAWTVKSFISPASVPPGTQLFAYAGTAAGINVSPTHIMASTGTTWVFTLGGTGTADNFIVYPTESLVLRTGANPVTNLVLSGEVPTFKHRTTLSKLSAAGTAQDIRIAYTSPVNQPLLASGLGNAAGDQLFIYDNAVTGRNKAPSQIMTFTGSAWVGTFGPLTGNQNTYELVGGRGYVYRAAASTPQGIREWSSSQAYLPSL, encoded by the coding sequence ATGAAATCAATCCTTTCATATTCCCTCCTGGCCGCGGCAATGGCTGCAGGTGTGGCCACCGCCCAGACGACGGCGACGACTGGACCAGTCGGCTATATCACTCTTGGCAACCAAGGTTCGGCCACTGCAGTTCCAGCAAACACTGACGTTGTAGTTTCCAGTCCTCTCCTTCGTTCGGCTGAATTTGCCGGGTTGGTGGCGAGTGTTTCTGGTAATACTATCGAGGTGTCCGGGGCGCAGGGTTGGACCTCTACTCAGTGGACCTCGGATGCTTCCAAGCCTTATTTGCTATACTCGGCTAGCGGAGCCCAAGAAGGTCTGAGTGCGATCATTACTGGGAGTTCCGGAAGCTCCCTGACGGTAACGGTGGTTGACGGTACTCTCAGTGGTCTTGCCGCTGGCGATAAGTTGAAAATCATCCCAGCTTGGACGGTCAAATCCTTCATCAGTCCTGCTTCTGTTCCTCCAGGAACTCAGTTGTTTGCTTATGCCGGAACTGCTGCTGGTATCAACGTTTCGCCCACTCACATTATGGCATCTACGGGTACAACTTGGGTGTTTACCCTTGGCGGTACGGGAACCGCTGATAACTTCATCGTTTATCCGACTGAATCACTGGTTCTTCGAACAGGTGCGAATCCTGTAACTAATCTCGTTCTCAGTGGTGAGGTTCCGACTTTCAAGCATCGCACAACGCTCTCCAAGCTTAGTGCGGCAGGAACTGCCCAAGATATTCGGATCGCTTATACAAGTCCTGTGAATCAGCCTTTGCTCGCAAGTGGCTTGGGAAATGCTGCCGGTGACCAGCTTTTCATCTATGATAATGCTGTAACAGGTCGCAATAAGGCTCCGAGTCAGATTATGACCTTTACCGGTTCAGCTTGGGTGGGTACCTTTGGTCCTCTCACTGGAAACCAAAACACATATGAACTGGTTGGCGGTCGTGGATACGTTTATCGTGCCGCAGCATCCACGCCTCAAGGAATTCGAGAATGGTCTAGTTCTCAGGCCTATCTCCCTTCTCTCTAA
- a CDS encoding PEP-CTERM sorting domain-containing protein — MKKLLITTFGLMAGWSAASAATVFQFNEAFSGGISSNLSNAAGVAATNGLFWGIIIDKDGGSLSQTTFDPIVPTFSAVVALTAGGAATDAIVVFADTFTADQSFGGAFTDVGGTTGTSGGVSAITVNYTNGILAGQTFQLIWFDSVTKTAGVLSSSEFVLPADAGNVVTVDDVFIGADPIRAATGITFIPEPSTMLLGAFGALGLLRRRR; from the coding sequence ATGAAAAAGTTGCTTATTACGACGTTCGGTCTGATGGCCGGTTGGAGTGCTGCAAGTGCTGCGACGGTGTTCCAATTCAATGAAGCATTCTCCGGTGGCATTTCCTCGAACCTCTCCAACGCTGCAGGTGTGGCTGCGACAAACGGTCTCTTTTGGGGCATCATCATCGATAAAGATGGTGGCTCCCTTTCACAGACCACCTTTGATCCTATCGTTCCGACTTTCAGTGCTGTAGTGGCACTCACGGCTGGAGGCGCTGCAACTGACGCAATCGTTGTGTTTGCTGATACGTTCACTGCTGATCAAAGCTTCGGTGGTGCCTTCACTGATGTTGGAGGTACGACAGGAACTTCTGGTGGTGTTTCTGCTATCACGGTCAATTACACCAATGGTATTCTGGCAGGACAGACCTTCCAGCTTATCTGGTTTGACTCCGTTACCAAAACTGCTGGGGTGCTTTCTTCTTCGGAATTTGTTCTTCCTGCCGATGCTGGTAACGTCGTGACTGTCGATGATGTTTTCATTGGCGCAGATCCGATCCGAGCTGCGACGGGCATTACATTCATTCCCGAGCCATCCACAATGCTTCTCGGTGCGTTTGGTGCCCTTGGTCTCCTTCGCCGCCGCCGCTGA
- the lepB gene encoding signal peptidase I, translating to MFTPKWKKEAKLLAKGGRKFVNYKRDLLKPERVDEIESRLDDLLKAIKANDPKKAAEAGKQLRATCENSLKYEKPVGWLEENVEVMFVAIVIALGLRAYYLQPFRIPTGSMQPTLNGIVGTSLKQEEWPSFPQRMVEFVLRGRSYVKLENKEDKQVLFMDRGSLIATTDVQKFHFFSRGAIVCADRTLIPLPAPGNPCQSAGLAQAAVVARQNGGVLPKGTVLCEGYIDTGDLVLVNKFSYHFRKPKRGEVFVFDTIGIKGIRERSGDQADGSHYIKRLCGVPGDTLSIDTPNLLVDGKVAQEPGIQRVANGTPPHPKVGYVLASGEDVRPGQSLPPRQYLSHSASPLALAADAPRGMREYAALGDNTRNSLDSRYWGSVKEFNLVGPALFSLWPITTGHWGLIH from the coding sequence ATGTTCACGCCGAAGTGGAAGAAAGAGGCGAAGCTGCTCGCGAAGGGCGGGCGGAAGTTTGTGAATTACAAACGGGATCTGCTGAAGCCGGAGCGGGTGGACGAGATCGAGTCGCGGCTGGACGATCTGCTGAAGGCGATCAAGGCGAATGACCCGAAGAAGGCCGCGGAAGCCGGGAAACAGCTCCGGGCGACCTGTGAGAATTCCCTGAAATACGAGAAGCCGGTGGGTTGGCTGGAGGAGAACGTCGAGGTGATGTTCGTCGCCATCGTCATTGCGCTCGGCCTGCGGGCCTATTACCTGCAACCCTTCCGGATCCCGACGGGATCCATGCAGCCGACGCTGAACGGCATTGTCGGCACCTCGCTCAAGCAGGAGGAATGGCCGTCGTTCCCGCAACGGATGGTGGAGTTCGTCCTCCGTGGCAGGAGTTACGTCAAACTGGAGAACAAGGAGGACAAGCAGGTGCTTTTCATGGACCGCGGCTCGCTGATCGCGACGACGGATGTCCAGAAGTTCCACTTTTTCAGCCGTGGTGCGATTGTCTGTGCGGACCGCACGTTGATTCCGCTGCCGGCTCCGGGAAATCCCTGCCAGAGCGCGGGTCTGGCCCAAGCAGCCGTTGTGGCCCGGCAGAATGGCGGGGTCCTCCCCAAGGGGACCGTTCTGTGTGAAGGCTACATCGATACCGGCGATCTCGTGCTGGTGAACAAGTTCTCCTACCACTTCCGGAAGCCGAAGAGGGGCGAGGTGTTTGTTTTCGACACCATCGGCATCAAGGGCATCCGCGAGCGGAGCGGGGACCAGGCGGACGGCTCCCACTACATCAAGCGGCTCTGCGGAGTTCCGGGGGACACGCTTTCGATCGATACCCCGAATCTGCTGGTGGATGGAAAGGTGGCGCAGGAGCCGGGCATCCAGCGGGTGGCCAACGGTACACCACCTCATCCGAAGGTAGGCTATGTCCTGGCAAGCGGGGAAGATGTCCGTCCGGGGCAGAGTCTCCCGCCACGGCAGTACCTCAGTCACTCCGCCAGCCCTCTGGCTCTGGCCGCGGACGCGCCGAGGGGCATGCGCGAGTATGCGGCCCTGGGTGACAACACGCGCAACTCCCTGGATTCCCGCTATTGGGGGAGCGTCAAGGAGTTCAACCTGGTGGGGCCGGCGTTGTTCTCCCTCTGGCCGATCACCACGGGGCATTGGGGGCTCATCCACTGA
- a CDS encoding squalene/phytoene synthase family protein encodes MSVSSEITRRAKSNLAFALSILPRERREDMVVFYAFCRTMDDIADDPAMEASARSAALRGWREGLEHGFPAPGEFEREVVDMRDRNHVPNDLLLAIIDGCEMDLKPQRFGTWEDLERYTWKVACAVGLVSVRLFGCQDPVSDRYAVALGHALQLTNILRDIGEDLSNGLRIYLPLADLSRFQYTERDLVGRVHDGRFLALMEYEAGRAEMYFKEAEECLPAMDRESLLPARIMAEIYHTLLVKMRADGFRVFAKRYAISKARKLTILSKHLIARKR; translated from the coding sequence GTGTCCGTTTCCTCCGAGATCACCCGCCGTGCGAAGTCAAATCTGGCTTTCGCGCTGAGCATCCTGCCAAGGGAACGGCGGGAGGACATGGTGGTCTTCTATGCCTTCTGCCGGACCATGGACGATATCGCGGATGATCCCGCGATGGAGGCGTCCGCCCGTTCCGCCGCCTTGCGGGGATGGAGGGAAGGACTGGAACACGGATTTCCAGCGCCCGGGGAGTTCGAGCGGGAGGTCGTGGATATGCGGGACAGGAACCATGTTCCGAACGACCTGCTGCTGGCGATCATCGACGGCTGCGAGATGGACCTGAAGCCGCAGCGCTTCGGAACCTGGGAAGATCTCGAGCGGTACACCTGGAAGGTGGCCTGCGCGGTGGGCCTGGTGTCCGTCCGCTTGTTCGGCTGCCAGGATCCGGTGTCGGACCGGTATGCGGTGGCGCTGGGGCATGCCCTGCAACTGACCAACATCCTGAGGGACATCGGGGAGGATCTTTCGAACGGGCTGCGGATCTATCTGCCGCTGGCGGACCTTTCTCGCTTCCAGTACACGGAGCGGGATCTGGTGGGGCGTGTCCATGATGGGCGCTTCCTCGCGCTGATGGAGTACGAAGCCGGGCGGGCGGAAATGTATTTCAAGGAGGCGGAGGAATGCCTGCCTGCCATGGACCGGGAGTCGCTGCTCCCAGCCCGGATCATGGCGGAAATCTATCACACCCTGCTGGTGAAGATGCGTGCGGACGGGTTCCGGGTTTTCGCGAAGCGTTACGCCATCTCCAAGGCGCGGAAATTGACAATCCTTTCGAAGCATCTGATTGCACGGAAGCGATGA
- a CDS encoding N-acetylmuramoyl-L-alanine amidase, whose product MASRPRIFPAFRSLLALVVAVCTYALAVPSLMAQGWQVTKIEGRDYVSIESVKKFYGFQTAEKKGNSIVLKSLDKTGKNGIIMQLQIGSQECLLNKVKFIFTHNVESGGSLGLISQMDLIKLIEPVLRPNFIPNAGDFRTVILDAGHGGKDPGATNPLGTEANYNLSLAGRIKGLLEKQGFRVILTRSTDRYYSLQERVEIANAVKENSIFISLHFNSGGRDARGIETFTLSPPGVAHYGAGFKSSDAFARRGNEHDSANIALATAVHGSILRELRENTFDRGIKRARFSVLSGIRHPAILFEGGFMSHPYEARLIANEKYQIALANGIATAIRKYQFAVTRMPASKPNP is encoded by the coding sequence ATGGCATCCCGCCCCCGTATTTTTCCTGCATTCCGCAGCCTCCTCGCGTTGGTCGTGGCTGTGTGTACTTATGCGCTGGCGGTGCCATCCTTGATGGCGCAGGGCTGGCAGGTCACCAAGATCGAGGGCCGCGACTATGTGAGCATCGAGAGCGTCAAAAAGTTCTACGGCTTCCAGACGGCGGAGAAAAAGGGCAACTCGATCGTCCTCAAGTCGCTCGATAAGACCGGGAAGAACGGCATCATCATGCAGCTCCAGATCGGTTCCCAGGAGTGCCTGCTGAACAAGGTGAAGTTCATCTTCACCCATAATGTGGAGTCGGGGGGAAGCCTCGGCCTGATTTCGCAGATGGACCTGATCAAGCTGATCGAGCCGGTGCTGCGCCCCAACTTCATCCCGAATGCGGGCGACTTCAGGACCGTGATCCTGGATGCCGGACACGGGGGCAAGGATCCCGGCGCGACAAACCCGCTGGGAACGGAGGCGAACTACAATCTCTCCCTTGCCGGGCGGATCAAAGGCTTGCTGGAGAAGCAGGGCTTCCGCGTCATCCTCACCCGCAGCACCGACCGCTATTATTCCCTGCAGGAACGGGTGGAGATCGCGAACGCGGTGAAGGAGAACTCGATCTTCATCAGCCTGCACTTCAACTCCGGTGGACGTGACGCCCGCGGCATTGAGACCTTCACCCTTTCCCCACCGGGAGTCGCCCATTATGGAGCCGGCTTCAAATCGAGCGATGCGTTCGCCCGCAGGGGCAATGAGCATGACTCCGCGAACATTGCCCTGGCCACGGCCGTTCATGGATCGATCCTCCGCGAGCTGCGGGAAAACACCTTCGACCGCGGCATCAAGCGCGCGAGGTTCAGCGTGCTCAGCGGGATCCGTCACCCGGCCATCCTTTTCGAGGGAGGCTTCATGAGCCACCCGTATGAGGCGAGGCTGATCGCGAATGAAAAATACCAGATCGCGCTGGCGAATGGCATTGCCACCGCGATCCGCAAATACCAGTTCGCGGTGACCCGGATGCCCGCTTCCAAGCCGAATCCTTGA